In Xenorhabdus griffiniae, the genomic window TGTCCAGTGTATCCACATGGAACAACCCGCTGGTTTCATCCCGCACCTGCACATTGACTTTCATCACATCGGGCACCGGCGATTTCTTCATCCCCCGTATCCGCCAGACCCGGGGGCCGCTTTTCATCAGCAGTTCACCGGACGCCGTGCGCTCGCAGGGCACTTGTGCAACGGTCAGCTCTGGCGGGGCGGCTAAAGAAGAGGATTCAGCCACACCGGCACTTTGGGGCTTTTCCGTCATATCTGACGAGACGGGCCGCTCATGACTGAACACCGCACCTGGTGCCGTTCCCTGTCCCAGCCAGACTGCCTGTTGCAACGCCAGCCCCAGCGCATGTTCGGCGTTGCCGCTTTTCAGCGCATAATCATTGGCATCCATGCCCGGCGGGAACTGCACCCGCCACGCCTCGATACCGGCTTCCAGTAAATCAGCCGCCACATTAGCCGCGCCACGGTCTCCGGCCTCATCGCGGTCAAAGGCAATCAGCACCCGTTTCACGCCGTGATACTGCAAAGCGTCGAGGTGCTCACGGTTAAACCCGTTCACCCCGAACGCGGCAATCACGTTGCGGAACCCGGCACACCAGAACGTCATGGCATCGATCAGCGCTTCGCACAGGATAATTTCCGCAGCGGCTTTCATCGCTGCCTCATTCCAGACTCCGGCCAGGGGTGAGGACAGGTACAAATGCTTTGGGCTGTCTTTCAGGACTTTGTAATCCGGCTGGGTTCGGCGGCCATACAGTTGCAGCACCCGCCCGCGGCTGGCCACACTGGCCGATTCGGCCCAGCCGATTATCGGCACCACGACGCAGCCCCGGAAGTGGTCCTGCCGGGTGGTGGTACGCAACACGCCCAGCCCCGACAGCTTGCCGCGCAACTGCTGACCTTCCTGACTGTCTTTGGACGGCAACAATCCGGCGGAACCGCTGATACCGTGATGGCCTGCGTACCCCAGCTTAAAGTGACTCACCAGTTCAGGATGATGCAGCCCGCGTTTTTCCAGCCAGGCTTTGGCTTCCGGTGACGCCAGTAAGTTCTGATGATAAAAATCAATCACCTGATGCAACAGCGCCTGTCCGTCATCGTCCAGGTCGGCCAGTTTCGGGCGCGGCAGGGGGGCAGCCTGTGATTTCGGCTGGGCGGCTAACGAAGAGGCGGCCACCACCGTATTGTCCATGTCCGGCAGCCCGGCCAGTTCCCTTAGCCGACGGATAGCGATTTTCAGCGTCACGCCTTCCGTTTGTATCACCCAGTCCAGCACCGACCCCGCGGCGCCACAGCCAAAGCAGTGATACAGGTTCTTAGCAGGCGATATCACCATTGAGGGCGTTTTCTCGTGATGGAACGGACAGCGCAGCACATAATCCTCACCGCGTTTTTTCATCGTACGGCCTTGCTTACGCGCCAGCCCCAGCAATGAGACAGTTTGCTTTAAGCGGGCTAAATCGGTATCGGGAATGCGGGTCATCAATGACCTCCTGTAAAAACCTGTCAATATGCTTTTATGGTTTCTTTATACATGCATATATGGTATGTTTCAAGCATCACGTTTAAACAAGGGGGTAAAATGCTGGCTCTGTTTCCCTGGCGAGTAATTTCTATGGACTTTGGTAAACGTCTGGTAACCCTGCGTAAAGACCGCAAGCTTACTCAGGCCGCACTGGCGGAGAAAGTCGGTTGTCACGTGACAATGATCCGGCGTTATGAAGCTGACGAAGTACAACCGACACTGGAGATTATCCGCAAGCTCTCCCGTGCACTTTCTGTCAGTGCAGATACGCTGGTTTTTGACGAGAATGAGCGCAACCCTGATGAAGAACTGCGTTTGCAGTTTGAGGCTATCAGCCAGTTCACGCCGGAAGAGAAAGAAGTGGCAAGGGTGTTACTGGAGTCATTGATTTTAAAACACGATGCCAACCGTTTTGCCCGTAACAACAGCAGAGCGGGCACCGAGAAGTAAGACGTAAAACACGTGCGGCGATCCCGTGTTGGAGCACAGAACCGCCGCTAACCGTAAGCAACTATTGGAGTAGTTACTATGGCTAACCGCGATTGTAATGCAGATTGGAAGATTTCAAAAGCCCGGCGCAGCTATAAGGTGGGGTATACCAGCACCCGCCACGAAGATCGCAACACGGGTAGAACCCGCTATTACAGTCAGCATCCGAGCCTGCATCTTAAAGGCAACTGGCTGGAAGAAGCCGGGTTTACTACTGGACAGGCGGTGAACATCACCGTTGAACGGGGGCAGCTGATTATCCGGCTCGTTGAGAACAGCTGACGACTCAAAAAAGATCCCAGTGCTTGGACTGGGATCTTTTGCTAACTGATTTTTAATCTTTTATGTCCATTTTAATGCTTGCCCCATCGGGAATATTTCGTATTTGTAGAGCCAAATCAGCTCTGGCTCTCATTGATTCGCCTGTTCGAGCTAAGTAAAGATTTTCCAATTCATATTCTCCGCCTAAAACAAAGGGAATTTTAGGGACTAAACGATAGCCAGATTGAATAGGGCCGTAAATGTTTTGCCAATTATGAGCCAAAGAATATCCAGTTAAGACTTCATAATCTTCCAAGATAATCCCACTCCATTCATTTATACTCTTGGCTAATTTATCAAATAATCCCGTTTCAGGATCGAATGTATGAATACAATCATCTTTTAAACAAAACTGATTTCCAAAGATATCTTCTGCAAAGAAAAGAGCATCCTTAGCCATATCTTCGTACGAGTTAATCCATAACCTATTGTTGTTCCAATCAATTAAGCCGATCTCTTCACCTATCGTTTCATATGGAAAAACGCGTAATGCAGACTCAAAGCCATAAAATCCATTTTTTTTAGTCAATAAACAGCTCAATTCCTCCACCAATGATTTTCCATAATTGGAAGCAATATATTTTTCTGATCTAACCGAAGAAATATCATGACTACAAATTGAGAGTAATTTGTCAGTTAAAGGCCACATTTTTCTATTTCTCCGTTTCTATTTTGCCTGATTTGTCTGTCTTTATAATTACAGTTGCACCATTAGGTAATCCGCGACATTGTTGACCAATACATGATCCAGCTCCTCTATTATCAGAAGGGGTAATTGGTCGAACCGAAGCGCCTGAGCCACCTTCTTTAAACATAGCAGGAGGATATTCATCACGATCTGCACCTTTCACCGGAGGAGTATTTTTCAAGGATTCTCTTCTCCTCTGAGCAGCGCCTTCACGATCAATCGTCAACACATTAGGATGCCCTGCTTTCTGAGCATCTTCAATATGCTTCGCTGATTCTGGATATTTTGTTTTATCTACAACAATAACTTTATGCTCATTAGTATGTTGTTCAGAGCTACTGCCTTTGTTAACAATCGAACCTTTTATTGACGGTACAGATGATGGTTTCTCCTGCATTTTATCACTGGCTTTTGCCCCAATAATTCCCGTCGCGGTCTCCAGCAACATCAGGTTACGCTGCTCTTCCTTCACGTACTGCGCCGCATCCGCCTTGGATAACCCGGCGTTTTCCAGCTCTTTTTGGCGCAGTTCCGTGTTAAAAAACCCAGAAAGTGGTCCGCTGCCGCCATTTAGCCAGCTGCTCTGCTCTGAACGACCTATCTTATCATTGGCACGGTATCCCGATACCGCCAGTTCTTTACCCAACTCATGGTTGATGAATGCCAGTTCTTCGCGGCTCAACTCACCACTCAACGCCATCTGTTTCAGGCTGTTGATGGTCGCATCACTGGCCTGCCGGTATTCTGTCCAGACCCCTTTACGGCAGCTGTCATCCTGACACGATGCCAGTTTACCGCGCATGTCCTCCACTGACGGCAAGCCTTTATCCAGAATACGCTGGCTCAGCTCCTTAGCCTTGCCGCACGCTTCCGGTGACAGCGTGCGGCAATCATCCAGATTTCGCGAGGCCAGCGCATTATTCTCAATCATGACAACATCAAATTTTTCCTAAAATCTTTTATGGTGAAGATAATTTATCAAACAAATGACACCACCCAGAAATATTCCCATAACGACACCTATTCCAAAAGCTTCAACAATATCTTTATAACCGATTGAAAAAAAACCAGTTTCAAAATAAAGAACAAATTTAACTAACAGTTTTACCACCATGACCGTGATGAACACACCTACGCTTTGAACTAAAGACCAAGATAAAAAATAGATTATAAATTTCATTTTTTATCCTTAGAGCTTAGCTCATCCATAATTACTTTATTTGCAGTTTCAGAACCAACAGCTCCTACTGTACTACCAACAATGCCAGGAACAGGGGATATTAACGGTGGTGCCGATATTGAAGGATTGATTAAATTGAATCTCTCTTTAAATCCATTTGACCAAGGATTAATTTTATTATCCAAATAGTTAGTAGTTCCCTTTGTTACTCCATAACCTATTGATGATCCTATAAATGATCCCCCCATTGGTAACCACGGTGAGTTTCCATCAATGACGTTAGAAACACCTGCACCTATGGTGTTGGTTGTTGCAGTTCCCCAATATCCCATCCCAGCAGTTGTACCTCCTGTAACCAAAGATGTCACGAAGCTGGTATAGCTAAAGTCTTCTTGAGGATTGTTGTAGATGTTGTAACCTTGCATTCCTAGGTTGGCTAAACCTGTAGTACCTACACCTATAGCTCTGTTTGCAATAGTCGTACTACCAATCCAATTAGTAACAGCTGGTGTAGCCGTTTTGGCTAATGCCGGTAAGGCTAGAGAAATTGTTGCAATTGCTGCCCGTGGAATATTATTAACTTTCTGCCATGTATCATAATTATCAATGATTGGGCTAAGTTGATTGAGACTATATTTCGCTAATCTTCTACAATCCGCATCACAACCCGGTGATTGAACCAGCTTAAACAACTCTTCTCGTTGTTTCTCCAAATAATCTTTTGAAATTCTTGTCTCTATAGCTTTCTGTTGCTGATCTTGATCTGCTTTACTAGCAACCTCGACTAAACGCCTTCGCTCTTCATCACTCGAAGCTGACTTATACTCTTCCAACCATGAAGTGACTTGTTTTGCTTTGAGATAATTATTCTCAATCGCATTCTTCGCCGCCGACGCCCCGCTCACCCCGCCTGCCGTGGAATCCGTTGCCAGTCCTGCCGCTATCCCTCCTGCCAGTGTAGACAAGTTACTGACTTTTTCCTTCTCATCTGGCGACAATTCACTCAGATTTTTGGCTGGGTAAAGCGCACTGGCTATCGCCGACGCTGCCAGTTCACCACTGACCGCCCCCGTTGCACCCGCCATAGCAGAGCCCCCTTTCATCTCAGCAATCACGCCGCCCAAAATCGCATGGGCCACCAGATTGGTCGCTTTTTCTTCTGCCGTCAGTTGCTCATACGGCTTACCGCCATAGGTCAACTCCTTGACCGCATTGGCCAGATAAGGCGCCGCGCCGCCAGCGAGGGCGGCTTTAATATCCCCGCCGGCCAGTCCTTGCAGGGCAGTCACGACAGCCGTCACGGCCTGACGCTGACCGCCGCCAACTTCCGCACCCTGTGCTTTGAGTGCCGCGTCGTAAGCGATTTTATGCGCCCGGTCTGCAATGGATTCCGGGGTAATTAAGCCGTTTTCCTGTTTCAGCTGCGCTTCCGCCTGCTGTTTCAGGGCCTGCTGCGTTTGCGGGTCTTTCAGTTTTTCCGTCGCGGTTTTTGTCGCTTTAATCGCTTCGTGTGTACTGTAAATATCCAGTACCTGCGTGCCGATTTGGGCAATGGCCTGCGCCTGCGCCAGCCGTCGCTGCTCTTTCTCCTTATCGAAAATCGGACTCAAGCTGTTGGCGGCATTATCGGTATCGCGGCTCAGGTCTGAGACAGCCTGTTTTTGCTTATCCGTATCACGCACAATAATCGTGCCGTCACTCACTGCCGCATGTGTCGTTGACGATTTGCTGTCACTCTTGTTGGTGCCGGCCAGCCTATTCGAGGCCATATTGGACACCAGTTGGCTGCCCACCGCGCCGCCGGTACTGATACCGACACTTTGGTGTTCGCTCTTGTATTCCGCCTTGTTCTCAATATCACTGAAGCCCAGTGTCCCCGTCTCCAGACGGTTCTTATCCTTAACGGCAGCGCTGGCCATCACTGCGCCGTCAAGCTGGGTATGTTCGCCGACCTTGATATCAAAGCCGCCCTTGCCGGCAAAAATCCCTGTCTGCTCATTGACGGACTCGAACTGGCTGTGGATTTTGTCACGGCTGGCATTGACACTGGCCGAACCGCTCATTGAGCCGTAAGTAAAGCTGGCACCGGCACTGGCGTTTTCCTGTTTGGCATCATAATTGTCTTTATCCTGCTCGCTCTGCAAATGCAGATTACGGCCGATATCGGCGGTGACTTTCTCGCCACTGACCTGCGCCCCTTTGAGCGTGGTGTCCTGACCGGATTTCAGGCTGACCTGATTGCCCGCATCAATCAGTGTTTCGCTATGGGTGACGCCGTCGCCGGTTTCATGCCCCTTGCCCTTATTGACACTGGCAGAGAATTTGATGCCGTAACCGCCCTGACCGGCGGTCAATCCCACACCGACACTACCGCCTTTGCTGCTGTTTTCACCGCGCGTCGTCTGGGTATTTTCAGCGGATTGCAGGACGATATCCCGTTTCGCGGCCAGGGTCACATCCCGCCCTGCTTTCAGACTGCTGCCTGCAATCTGAATATTGCCGCTGTCTGCCTGAGCGTTGTCGCCTTTTGCGGTAATACGGATATCCCGCCCGGCATTAAGCTGACTGCCCTGTGACTGTGTCTGCTCTGTGCGGGTTTCGGATTTCGCCGACTGGCTGCCATAGGAAAGCTGGATACCGATAGTGTCTGTCGGTTTTTCCGCGTTGCCGCCCGCCTGATTAATCGCATCTGCTTTGGCGGATTCCGCCTGACTGAGCTGCCAGGCCTGATAACCCTGCGCCCCGGACAGCACCGACTGGGTGCCTTTCAGCGCTTTCAGCCGCCCGTCCCCTTCAGTTCTGGCCTGCTGGGCCGTACTGACTGCGGTATTGAGCGCACTGCCCACCGTGCCGGACAGCGCCAGTGTCAGGCCGGACTGTTTCGATTCAAATGTCTCTTCCCGGCGGCGTTTGTCCTGCCCCGGGTCAATCTGCACGCTGTCGCCGGTAATACTGATATCCTGCCCGGCCACCAAATCGGCACCGCCGACCTGCACCCGGTTATCTGCCGTGATATTCACATTGCCCTGACTGCTGCCCACCGTGCTGACACTCTGGCTCTGGGTGATGCCGTCTTCATTAACTTGATGGCGTGTGGACTGACTGCCCACGGTGAAACCCATGCCCCCGCTGCTGAGCAGCCCGCTCTTCTTCTTCTCTTCCAGTAAATAATGGGACTCGGTTTCTGTGGCCGCGGTAATCGCCACGTTATTGCCTGCCTGCAGGGTCACGTCCTTATCCCCGGCGACCGCCGAACCGCTCACGCTCAGGTCGTTACCCGCTGTGATACTGATACTATCGCCGCTGAGCAGGGTGCCTTGCTCACGGGTCACGCGGTCTTCCTGTACTGTATGGCTGCTGCTTTTTGACAGCACGCCTTTTTTATTCGCACTGGATGCTGAGAATTGATAGTCACTTTCGCTGGCGCTGTTCAGCGTAATATCCTGTTTCGCCTGCAATTCAAGCGCCCCCTGCTCACTGTGCAGCGTGCTGCCGGTGACCGTAATATCCCCTTCCCGGGCCATCACCGACACGCCGTCACGCCCGCTGAAAGTACTGCCCACACTGTGCTCGCTGACGCTCTCCATCTCCCGCCGGCTGTTCGTACTGCCCTCGCGCTTGCGTTCACTGTCCTGGTCTGCCACACGCTGACGCGCCTCCTTGATAATCACCGTTTGGGCATCCAGGCCAATATGGCCTGACCGGCTGTCAACCTGCGCCCCTTCGGCCGTCAGGTTTTCCCCCGCCTGAAGGATCACCCCCCGGTCACCGCTCAGACCACTGAGATACAGCCGGTCTTCCTCACGCCGGTTACTCACCGACGAGGTCCGGCTGTTGGCTTCCAGCTGCGTGCTATGGGTGGTGGTTTCCGCTAGCAGGTTCACATTGCCGCCAGCCTGCACCTGAACCGTTCCCCCTGCTTTGGCCTGGCTCCCCTGCAACGTGATGTCCTGGCCGGCGCGCAGGCTGAGGTTGCCCCCGGCATTCAGCGTACTGCCCTGCGCCTGTTGCCACTCGCCGCTGACGGTCGCCATCCGTTGCCCGGCCTCTTCCATGCCGTCGCTGGTACGGTTGCCCATCGCCCCGGCAATGACCGCAATGTTCCCCGTCGTCGTGCTTCTGGCGGCAGTAATATCCAGATTATCGCGCGCACTCAGGTTGAGGTGACGGGTGGCTTCCAGTTTCGCCCCGCGCAGCTGGATATCCCCGCCGCGCAGGCTGAGCTCTTGGGCGCTCATCGAGGCCTGGCGCAGGGCATCCTGCAAATTGGTGCTTAAGGTCAGGCTCTCCGCCTGCACATCAATGCGCTCTGCGCGGATATCCCCGCCCTGATGCAGGAACTGCGCTGTGTCAATGTTCAGTGCCCGCTCGGCAAACAAGTTACCGACGTTAGTGAGGCTGTTGGCAGACAGTTGCAGGTTGCCCCCGCCAATCAGGGCACCCTGGCCGGTCAGCCGCAGTGTGGTGTTGGCCAGATAGACCTTGGGAACCCATACCGTCTGCGGGCCACCGGCGGTCTCAACCGTCTCGCTCACCAGCCAGACGATATCCTGCTGCAACGCCGCAATCTGGGCCGGTGTCAGCGCCACGCCCGGCACCAGCCGGAAGTCATTGGCCACCTTCATCCCGTTGTTCATCAGGGTCTGGTACTGCGCCATCGCATCTTCACCGCGCACAGAAGGGCGGCCGGTCAGTTTGAGTATCTGCTCACGCACCAGACGTTGCTCATAGAAACCGTCCCCCAGCCGTTTATGTACCTGCGCCGGATCATACCCCACCCGCTGCAACAGGTAATCGCTGCTGATAAACCGGGTCCGGCTGGTAAAGCGTTCATCTGTTACCACCAGATAAGGGCTGCCTTCTGCCGGATGCTGACGGAACAGGCCGTTATTGGGTACAAAGGTGGCGACCCGGTCCAGTTTTTGCTGGCTGGTCAGGGCCAGTTCAGCCGGCGTCAGGGGGTGCTCGATCGGCCTGAGGGGTGGGTCAGCCGGTGTCAGTTCCCGCTTGAGCAGCGTGAGCAATTGCTCATCCGAGGTAAAGGGTTGATCGGCCGGCGTCAGTTCCCGCTTCAGCAGCGTAAGCAACTGGTCGTCCGATAGTTGGGGCTGATCGATCGGCGTCAGTTCCCGCTTCAGCAGCGTGAGCAGCTGGTCATCCGATAAGTGGGGGAGATCGACCGACGTGAGTCTCCGCTTGAGCGGCGTCAGCAGTCGGTTGGCCAACACCAGTTGACTGTCCTGCGCCTGCCACTCGACCCCTTCTACCGTCACCGCCAGCGGATTGCGTTCCCATTCCGCCCGCTCGGCTTCCGCCGCCTTTTGAGCCGCCTCCACCACGCTGATTTGTGCCGGGTTGACCGTGGTATTTTCCAGTTTCGCGCCGTGGATGGCGACATCACCGTGCCCGGTCATGATCGCGTCAATGGTCGCCAGCGCGACGGTTTCATCACTGTGGTGTTCCGGATACCAGTGCCGGGTATCCCGATCGTAATGGTCGACCAGGAATTCCTCGCGCCGTTCATTCACGGAATAAGCCCGGTTGGTGATCTCGCCGTCGCCTGTCGTCACCAGGTCACCGTTGGCACTGACGGTACTGGCGTCATTGAGCAGTTTCCCCGTGATCCGCAGCGTCATATTTCCCCCTGCCAGAATATGGGCGCCGATGCCTTCAGACACCAGTTTATCCCGCGTCACCGTGCCGGTGGCCGAGCGTTCACGGAAGTTGTTGTAATCATCCACAAAGGGCACATTGGCAATGTCGAGATGTTTCTCCGGATCCCACTGCTCAAGCCGTCCCCGGTTGTGCTCACGCCAGACTGTATTGTGATAAGGCGTCGGTACTGTATTCTGACGATGACCGCGCGTCTCATAGAACGTCATATCATAACTGCCGTCGCGACCCGGCTTCAGTGCCAGATAATGGACCCACAGCTCATAGGGTTGCCCGAGGTGATCCTTGACCCGCACCTGAGCCCGTTTACCGGCCGCATCAATGGCCAGCAGGGTGCCATAACGGTTGTTTTCCACCGCAGTGTCATCGCGGAACGTCAGGCGCTGGGTGGTGGGTGCCATGGTATTTTTGTCGCGATTGACCCCCGACGCGTAAGAACGCCAGTAATAATTGTAACGGTGCCATTGGGTCTCCCCCTTTTCCGCCCCGCGCACGATCTCCAGCCCTTCGCGCAGGTTATTCAATCGGTTGGCTTCAATCGACACATCCCCGTCGGCCTCTATGCCGCTCGCTTTGTTCTCAATCAGGTCATCACTGGCCAGATGCAGGGTGCCGGCACTGTAAATCAGGCTGCCGTCTCGGTTGGTCATGCGCTCACGGGCCTGCAAATCCAGGCGTTCCGTTGCGGCTATCACCGCGTTCTGCCCGTGGTTGTCGATAACCCGGCTGCGCACCGTGACCGTATCCCCCATCACCGTGTCCGTGTTATCCAGCGTGTCGCTGGTGAGGGTCATGCTGTCGGCTTCCAAACGCTTTTCGTTGCGCAGGGTGCCGGTCGTCAGCCGCAGTATTTTCCCGGCCAGCGTCCCCTGGTTGGTGAAGTGGGCACTGTTAATGGTCAGGCTGCCGGGCAACCACCAGTCGGCCAGGTTGGTCAGCAGCCCGCCCACCGAGAAGGTCAGCGCACCGTTACTGCTGATCGTATCGCCAGCCCGGTGGGTGTAATCCTGCTGCACGGCCAACGTCAGGCCTTGCTGGCTGAGCAAGGTTCCGCCGGTATTATCCAGGGTGCGGGTATTGACCGTCAGCTGCTCTCCGCTCTGGACAAGGCCGCCCTGATTGAACAGCGCCAGCACAGGCGGGATACCCGCATTGAGATTAAGTGTGCCGTTGGCGCGGATCATCCCCTGCCGGTTGTTCAACTTATCGAGGTTTGACAAGGTCAGCGTGCGGGTACTTTGCAGGCGGCCTGCTGTGTTGTTCAGCTCACGGGCTGTCACCTCGGTGTGCGTTGTCCCCAGCAACAGGCCACCGTCATAATTGTTCACCCGGTCGCTGTGCACGGCCAGCGTGTCCTGGCTGGTGATTTTTCCCTGCCCGTGGTTATTGAGTGTCTGACTGTCGATCCGCATTGCCCCGGTGGCGATCAACTGCCCAACCTGATTGTTTATCGTTTCACCCTTAAAGGTCAGGGTGCCGCCGCCGTGGATTTTTCCCTGCTGGTTATTGATCACATTAATGCGGTAAATGCCGTTCCCCCCGCTGATCAGCGTCCCGTCCGGGTTATCCAGCTGACCGGCGGTCACTTCAAGCGTGCCCAGGCTGTTGAACACCCCCTGCCGGTTGTCGACCTGATCGGCCGAGATCTGCTGGTTGCCGTTGCTTTTCAGCGTTCCGCCGGTATTATCCAGGAGTTCCAGAATGCGTAGCCCAAGCTGCTGTTTGCTGTTTATCGACCCGGCGGCATTCAGCAAAGACCGGGCATCCAGCTGCATCGCCCCGTTGCTTTGCAGTTTCCCGCCACGGTTATCCAGTCTGCTGCTTAAGTGCAACCGCACCGGCTGCTGGCTGTCAATCAGGCCGTTGATGTTGTCCAGACTCAGCGCCGTCACCGAGAGGGCGCCGTCCGAAAGCAGTTTCCCGCCCACGTTCAGCACACGACCAGCCGCCGATCCCTCGGTGGCTCCCTGCACATCCAGCCGCTTCAGGGCACTGATTTTACCGCCCTGATTATTAATCACCTGTGCCGAGCGCAGCATCAGCGCCCCCGCTGATCCCAGTGTGCCTTTCTGATTGTCCAGTGTGTTGACCGCCAGTGTGGCATCCTGCAGGCTCGACACGCTGCCCTCTTGGTTGTCAAACCGCTCAGCCGTGGCGGACCAGCCCCTCTGGGTGCCTATCCATCCCTGGGTATTCAGGATATTTTCCGCACGCAGGGATTGTGCCAGCTTGCTGAATATATGGCCCTTGCTGTTATCCAGTGTCTGGATGAACCGCATATCCAGCGCGTCCAGCACCTCAATTTTTCCCTGTGCATTAAGGAGGCTCAGCGCATTCACCGTGCTGTACCCGCTGCTGGTCAGTTTTCCCCCCTGGTTATCCCAGCGGCCCGCCAGATCCAACTTCACTCCCTGTTTGCTTCGGATCTCGCCTT contains:
- a CDS encoding helix-turn-helix domain-containing protein translates to MLALFPWRVISMDFGKRLVTLRKDRKLTQAALAEKVGCHVTMIRRYEADEVQPTLEIIRKLSRALSVSADTLVFDENERNPDEELRLQFEAISQFTPEEKEVARVLLESLILKHDANRFARNNSRAGTEK
- a CDS encoding SymE family type I addiction module toxin; translated protein: MANRDCNADWKISKARRSYKVGYTSTRHEDRNTGRTRYYSQHPSLHLKGNWLEEAGFTTGQAVNITVERGQLIIRLVENS
- a CDS encoding SMI1/KNR4 family protein, which gives rise to MWPLTDKLLSICSHDISSVRSEKYIASNYGKSLVEELSCLLTKKNGFYGFESALRVFPYETIGEEIGLIDWNNNRLWINSYEDMAKDALFFAEDIFGNQFCLKDDCIHTFDPETGLFDKLAKSINEWSGIILEDYEVLTGYSLAHNWQNIYGPIQSGYRLVPKIPFVLGGEYELENLYLARTGESMRARADLALQIRNIPDGASIKMDIKD
- a CDS encoding NucA/NucB deoxyribonuclease domain-containing protein, with protein sequence MIENNALASRNLDDCRTLSPEACGKAKELSQRILDKGLPSVEDMRGKLASCQDDSCRKGVWTEYRQASDATINSLKQMALSGELSREELAFINHELGKELAVSGYRANDKIGRSEQSSWLNGGSGPLSGFFNTELRQKELENAGLSKADAAQYVKEEQRNLMLLETATGIIGAKASDKMQEKPSSVPSIKGSIVNKGSSSEQHTNEHKVIVVDKTKYPESAKHIEDAQKAGHPNVLTIDREGAAQRRRESLKNTPPVKGADRDEYPPAMFKEGGSGASVRPITPSDNRGAGSCIGQQCRGLPNGATVIIKTDKSGKIETEK